A stretch of DNA from Oryza brachyantha chromosome 9, ObraRS2, whole genome shotgun sequence:
taattttagaatttttcatcaaagattatttttagccttgacatttatatcactaagaatactcgtataaaagttttttcacaacttattttttgtttggaaaaaccaaacaatcatccccgTATATGCATACGAGAAGCAAACCAGCTAATTGGGCGGTCAACGGTGTGATCAAGATTGTAGACGTTAGTTAGAATTTTGCCCACTTTATAATGACGAGATTGCTGATACTATAGCTAGGAGCAACCTTATACAAGTACTTATATCACAAGTATATGTGTGTACGGGTGTTAATTAAGAGTACCGAAGGAGcgctcctccttccccctGAATTGATATATACTACTGTTTAATAAAAGTTCGTCTAATTTCAAATGTCTGATATACCAAAATTCATagatgcataaataaataaagaaaaagaaatatactcATCCTTCCCGGTGAATTGACATCATCACTGATGCATTCATGCAGCTTACTCCTGGCTTAACTTGCTTGCTTCCTGGAACCAACATACTCCATTCTAAAGCTTAATTTGGTACCCTACCTTCCCCTACCATTTTGGAATCAGttactcccttcattttttttatatgatgtggttaacttttaggttcgtcttattaaaagaattatataattattaattattttgttataatatgatttattgttataggaactttaagtatgtattataattttgtatatttggacataaattttgaataagacgaatgaccAAACgtaattctaaaagtcaacggtgtcatacataaaaataaaaatagggaGGGAGTACGTGTGAACACACTTgtccttctcttttcttcacGAAATTAATATACACTGCGGATTTTAGACTTTATCAGTAACCGTCCGTGtgtattttatcaaatatctatacaaaattaatgtatatgCTGATCTGATTATTACTGTGACAATTAGCAGTGAGGAACACCTGCAATGGGTATATTCTTCTTTCCCCTGTTGAGTAATTGTGTTATTCTCGCCCTCTCTTACATTCATAATTGTGAGGTTCGGTTTTGGTGCGGCTCTTGATCTTAGATAATTACATATGTTGAGTATGcaagttaaattaatttgtcttaaacttttttattttatctaaaacaaaGACAATGTGTTTCATTCAGATATATTAGTATTGATATGAATATAGGAAGAACAAtgaatattataatatagagcagatataatagtataaaatttaattttaaatttatactagGCAATGCTTAATTAATCGTAATAGCGATGTTGTGTACTGTTGTGACTGAAAGATTATCTAGTATTTTGATAGATGTTTAATTgtataaacgatgaaattaattaccgaacaaattgaaaatatactaaaaatgatgaacttttatatagaaaatttagtaGTTTAGGAAGCGCAAAGCCGAAAGAAAATCTAGGGGGTAATtgttttgtaaaagaaaaataatgtatgaatAAGACTCTTTCAtatttgtgtttttagtgatttaaaggttgaggctaaaaaataaaacaattaaaaaactattaaatttaagattaaaatttaaattttggtttataagaaaaaaaagagtggtAATAAGAACGAAGGAAAAGAAGGCAGCCCTAGCGATGGTGTATGTTGGAGGAAGCAGATCAGGTGTTGTTGCGGCGCAGAGGATGAGGGGCGTGAGACGCAAGGGTGGGTTGTCGTATCCAGCCGCCCTACGTCAGCGGATAGGTGGGCCCACGCTCACGTGCCCTCAGCCATCATCTTCCTTCTTCCATAGTTCCATCCATTCATCTTCTTGTTCCTCCCTGTGTgaggtggggtggggtgggcgGGAAGACTAGTCAATCCACAGTAGGAGTACTAGCATTGCATAgcatctcttctctcctcttgtTTTTGGTGTAGTATCGTGAGTATAATATTTTGAGGGGCTTTTGGCGCCTATAAAAAGAGCGCGATGCCACACGTCGACGCCCGCCGGCTGCACCTCCAAACCCAAAATACCTCTCCGtctgcctctgcctctgcctccGTTAATTTCATCGGTTTCAGGCAGGCAGGATGCAGCCGCACAGCCACAGCCACTACAACAACAGCTTGTCGCCGCCGGAAATGAGCGACCGCGACGTCGACATGCACATCCTCACCTCCCTCATGGCCGACATGGAGCccgactcctcctcctcctcctcctcctccagctccgACGACTCCGACGTCATGCACCTGCAGCTGCGGCACGCCGGACCAGCAGCACAGGCAGAGCCACCCAGGCAGCAGCAGGCCACCTTGATCGGGGTGCGCAAGCGTCCATGGGGCAAGTTCGCCGCCGAGATCCGCGATTCCACCCGCAAGGGCGCCCGCGTCTGGCTCGGTACCTTCGACAGCCCCGAGGCGGCCGCCATGGCCTACGACCAGGCGGCCTTCTCCGTCCgcggcgcctccgccgtccTCAACTTCCCCGTCCACCGCGTCCAGGAGTCGCTCCAGGCGCTcgcgctcggcgccgccgggggcTCGCCGGTACTCGCCCTCAAGCGCCGCCACTCCATACGGAAGCGCCGCAAGCCCACCAAGCAGATGCTgctgcaacagcaacagcaacaacagcaggagcagcagcggccGACGGGCCCGGGGGTGGTTGAGCTGGAGGACCTGGGCGCCGACTATCTGGAGGAGCTTCTCCGGCTGTCTgagtcatcctcctcctcctcttcttcctccacctACTTCTTCACTCCACCACAACCAACGTCATCAAATCGTCATtgctagcttagcttagccTCTGCACTGATCaacctcttcctcttcctgtaTACTCCAATACTCAACGCTCTGCACCATCCTATATATTactccatcgtcgtcgtcgtcatatatttatacgtGCGCACTTTTGTACCATTAATTACGTAGTACTCCAGATGGGATTATGGATAGATACAACAAATAGATCGATccaaacatgcatgcagagaCATATGTATTCTATGACTTGGAGATCCATCGATACCAGTGCATGGATACATGGTTGATTAACTCTTGTTCAAAGGTTCAGACAATTAATCAATGTTATGAACATATCTCCGCAGGAACCAATTAAGTTAATTGTATGCATGCTTTGGTACGATCAA
This window harbors:
- the LOC102721109 gene encoding ethylene-response factor C3-like, which produces MQPHSHSHYNNSLSPPEMSDRDVDMHILTSLMADMEPDSSSSSSSSSSDDSDVMHLQLRHAGPAAQAEPPRQQQATLIGVRKRPWGKFAAEIRDSTRKGARVWLGTFDSPEAAAMAYDQAAFSVRGASAVLNFPVHRVQESLQALALGAAGGSPVLALKRRHSIRKRRKPTKQMLLQQQQQQQQEQQRPTGPGVVELEDLGADYLEELLRLSESSSSSSSSSTYFFTPPQPTSSNRHC